Proteins from one Nicotiana tabacum cultivar K326 chromosome 23, ASM71507v2, whole genome shotgun sequence genomic window:
- the LOC107791847 gene encoding beta-amyrin 16-alpha-hydroxylase CYP87D16-like → MATLINSFLDEIRKINILGVGYFVVTLLTIYVTQWIYRWRNPKCNGVLPPGSMGFPLIGETLQLIFPSHSLDLPPFLKNRIKRYGQMFKTNVAGRPVIISADPEFNSFILRQDGKLVETWSLDTFAEVFEQNTHSSRKYTRHLTLNHFGVEALKEKLLPQMEDFIKSTLSNWSNHESLEVKSAAIKVTVDFAAKQIFSGDLDNAPFNISYMFRDLVEGLMSFPINLPGTAHHKCLQIHKKVRKTMRDVLTKRLSSSAEKHTEEDLVDHLIRDMDSQKFLTEDYIIQMMFGLLFVTSDSISTTLALCFKLLAEHADVLEELIAEHDSILKNKENLDDPLTWNDYKSMTFTLQVINEVLRLGNIAPGLFRRALKDIPVNGYTIPAGWVIMIATAALHLNSDQFEDPLSFNPWRWKEIQPSCAAKNFMPFGSGMKQCAGAEYSRVFLATFLHVLVTKYRWTMVKGGKIIRAPIIRFPDGFHFKISQKNQ, encoded by the exons ATGGCGACTTTAATCAACTCATTTCTAGatgaaataagaaagataaaTATATTGGGAGTTGGGTATTTTGTGGTAACATTGCTAACTATTTATGTTACTCAATGGATTTATAGATGGAGAAATCCAAAATGCAATGGAGTTCTTCCTCCAGGTTCTATGGGTTTCCCTCTTATTGGAGAAACTCTTCAGTTGATCTTTCCTAGTCATTCCTTGGACCTTCCTCCATTCTTGAAAAATAGAATTAAAAG ATATGGACAGATGTTTAAAACAAATGTAGCAGGGAGGCCTGTAATTATAAGTGCAGATCCTGAATTCAACAGTTTTATTCTTAGGCAAGATGGAAAATTGGTTGAGACTTGGTCTTTGGATACTTTTGCTGAAGTATTTGAACAAAATACTCATTCTTCAAGAAAATATACTAGACATTTGACTCTAAATCATTTTGGTGTTGAGGCCCTTAAGGAGAAACTACTTCCTCAAATGGAAGACTTTATTAAATCTACTCTTTCTAATTGGTCAAATCATGAGTCTCTTGAAGTAAAAAGTGCAGCCATTAAA GTGACAGTTGATTTTGCTGCAAAGCAAATATTTAGTGGTGATCTTGATAATGCACCATTCAATATCAGTTACATGTTCAGGGATTTGGTTGAAGGACTAATGTCTTTCCCAATTAATCTTCCTGGAACTGCTCATCATAAATGTTTGCAG ATTCATAAGAAAGTGCGCAAAACAATGAGAGATGTGCTAACAAAGAGGCTCAGTTCATCAGCAGAAAAACACACAGAAGAAGACTTAGTCGATCATTTGATCAGGGACATGGATTCTCAGAAATTTTTAACAGAAGATTATATAATTCAGATGATGTTTGGTTTGTTATTTGTTACCTCTGATTCCATTTCGACTACATTGGCTTTGTGTTTCAAGTTGCTTGCTGAACATGCTGATGTTTTGGAGGAATTAATA GCTGAGCATGACTCAATTTTGAAGAATAAAGAGAATTTGGATGATCCTCTCACTTGGAATGACTATAAATCCATGACCTTTACACTTCAG GTTATTAATGAAGTATTGAGGCTAGGAAATATTGCACCTGGACTATTCCGTCGAGCATTAAAGGATATTCCGGTTAATG GGTATACAATACCAGCAGGTTGGGTAATTATGATTGCAACTGCTGCTCTTCACTTAAACTCAGACCAATTTGAGGATCCACTTTCGTTCAATCCATGGCGTTGGAAG gaAATACAGCCAAGTTGTGCAGCTAAGAATTTCATGCCATTTGGATCTGGAATGAAGCAATGTGCTGGTGCAGAATACAGCAGGGTCTTTTTAGCCACTTTCCTACATGTCTTAGTCACTAAATATAG ATGGACAATGGTAAAAGGAGGCAAAATTATTCGAGCACCAATAATAAGGTTCCCAGATGGATTTCACTTCAAGATTTCTCAGAAGaaccaataa